One candidate division WOR-3 bacterium genomic window, ACGCAGCACTGCTGGCTGGAGTCCAGAAGGTTCATATGGTATCCGAACCCGTTGCAGCTGCTGTAGGACTTGGCCTCCCCATAGAGGAACCAGTGGGGAACATGGTTATTGACATAGGTGCTGGTACAACTGAAATCGCCGTCATTTCCCTCTCCGGAATCGTGGTGAACAAATCCATTAGAACCGCCGGTGACGAAATGGATGAAGCTATAGCAACTTACATAAGAGAGAAGTACAGGATTGCCATTGGAGAACAAACGGCAGAGGAAATTAAAATTAGCCTTGGAAATGCATTTCCCACATACCCAGAAGAAAAAATGGAAGTAAGAGGCAGAGACCTCGTAAGCGGCGCTCCCAAAACCATAGAAATTTCAAGTTCAGAGGTTAGAAACGCTCTAAAACCCGCACTTAATGAGATTGTATTTGCACTAAAAAAGGCTCTGGAACAAACACCACCAGAACTCCTTGCCGACATTATAGACAGGGGAATTTATCTAACAGGAGGAGGCTCACTCCTTAAGGGACTTCCCGACCTCCTAATGGAGGAAACAAACATACTTATAAAGGTTTCAGAAAATCCCAGGCACTGCGTAGTGCTTGGGGCAGGGAAAATACTCGAAAATATGGATAAATATAGGCAAATCTTGACTGCCTCCTCCAAAACCATGGTCAAAAGAACAGAATTCATTGATTGAATGCAGAAAAAACTCCTTGTCTTATTTTTGCTATTATCAATCTTTGTTAACCTGAAAAGCGTAAAAGAGGAAGTCGCAGTAGTTTTATCAAAATCCTTTTATTTCCCTTTTCTATACACCCGGAATCTTATTCTATTACTCTCCCAGGAAGAAAGACGCTCAATTGAGCTTACCGTTGAAAATCAAAAGCTAAGAGAGACGCTCCTTAAAAGCGACACTTCAGCGATCCAAATAGCCGATACTGGCAAATTCTATGTCGGGGAAATCCTTCAATACATGCCCCTCGGTATACCGGAGATACTTGTGGTAAGGATCAAATCTTCGAAAATAGAAGACTTGACTGAAGGCACTGTAGTAAACCTCAATGGATTTCTGGTAGGCGTCATAGAAAGTCAAGAGGGTAAACAACTTACAGTAAAAACAATTTATAACGATAATTTCAAAGTAGGAGTTGAATGTCTTAGACCATACTATACCGGCGTTCTGAAGGGTGGAGAAATTCCTTACGTTTTCTATATTCCCACCGATGCAAACATTAAGATAGGAGATACGCTCTTTACATCGAGACTTTCAAGCTATGCAAAACCTTACATCCCTGTTGGAATAGTAAAGGAATATCAAAGGGATTTGGATAACCCCATCTTTTTCAGAGCTAAAATAGAACCATTTTTTAAACCCTTTACCTCCAGGACGGTAATTGTATATGGAAAACCAAAAGCTTAGTGTAACCGGTATAATCATATTAATTTTAGCTTCAGCTTCGATGGTTGTCCTTCCCCAAAATTTTCCTGATCTTTCCTTAGTTACCCTATTATACTTATCCCTCAAATACGAATCATCCGCAATGCTTTTTTGGGCCTTTTTAAGCGGATTAACGCACGATGGATTTAATATTAGCAAGCTCTGGGTTTCCCCAATTCTTTTCCCATTATTGGTGATCTCCACCAGCTGGGCAAAAGATAACTTCAACTTAAACTTCGCCCCAGCTCGTTTAATTTTCGACGGAATTTTCATTTTCACATCCTTTTGTGTTTATTTATTATTCTGGAACTTGACTCTTACAGAAGTCTGGATAAAGTTTCTCTTAACTCTTGTATTAGCGATAATAACAACATTCCTGGCATGAATAAAATAAGACTTTTGCGAGTCTCGCTCTGGTTAATTCTAACCATCATCTTTATAAGACTAGTGCAATTCCAGGTCATTGAACATAGATACCTTCTTCAAAAGGCAACTTACAATTTTCTAAAAGAATACAAAATTCATGCACCGAGGGGAAAAATCTACGATAGAAACGGGATATTACTTGCCTCTTGGAAACCAGCCTTCCGCATAATGGCAATTCCAAAGTTCTTAAAGGATGAAGACTATAAAACCCTGCAAGAACTCTTAGGAGACCTCCCAATAAACCCAGACACCCTAAAGAACAAAGGAAATTACGTCGAAATTAAAGGAAACCTCCCATATGAAGAGACCATAAAGTTATTGGAAAAATCGATAAACATAAAAAGTATTGTAATTGATGCGGACCCTGTAAGGGTATATACCCCGTATGGTAAATATGCAGCTCACCTTATAGGTTATGTTAGTGAGGCCTCTAAGGAGGAAATTAAAAGATTTAACCTTGACCCTGGCGATTTCATAGGAAAAGCCGGGGTTGAAAGAAGTTTCGATTCTCTACTCCGAGGACAAGATGGCGCAAGGTTTATCGCATTGGATTCCAGAGGAAACGTCGTTAGCCTCAACCCAAGACCTCCAGAAGAGCCGGCAGAAGGAGAAGAAATATTCCTTACTATAGACATAAAACTGCAGGCCTTATTGGATTCTTTATTCGAAAAATATCCTCGCGGCGCAGCTTTTGGGATGAATATAAAAACAGGCGAGGTAATAATATTTTATTCAAAACCTTATTTCAATCCCGAAAGCCTTATTACTCGATGGACCAATTATGTCTCAGACAAAGAAAAACCGTTATTAAACAGAGTCTTACAGGGACTCTATCCTCCGGGATCTACCTTTAAGCTTATCACAACCCTTGTGGGCCTTTATACTGGAACATTAAAGGAAAACACTGTTTATTATTGTCCAGGAGGGTTTACCTTCGGAAATAGAACGTGGCTTTGCTGGCGAACAGAAGGGCATGGTTCCCTTAATCTCATAGAAGCAATTGCTCAATCCTGTAATGTATATTTCAACAACGTTGGGGCAAGAATCGGTACCAACAAATTCATCGAAACCCTCGATTCTTTTAACTTGCCAGAAAAAACGGGCATCGACCTTATAGGAGAATACACAGTTCTAATTCCAACGAGTAAACTACTCAAAAACAGGCTATTACTTCCAAGTTCTGTTATCAATTGGTCGATTGGTCAGGGAGAAATCCAGGTAACCCCTGCCTGGATGGCTTTAGTAACCGGGTTGATTGCCGGTAATGGAAAATGTCCAGAGCCAATAGTAAGAAAAGGTGACAAACCAAAATACCTTTACCTAAACCTTCCTCAGAAATATTTTGAAATCGTTAAAGATGGCATGCGGATGGTCGTGGAAAGCCCTCAGGGAACGGCAGGATATCTCTATGACCCATCCTTTAAAATTGCTGGAAAAACAGGAACTGCTCAGAATCCCCATGGTAAAGAGCATTCCTGGTTTACTTGCTTCTTCCCCTATGATGACCCCACATATGTTTTAACGGTGGTAGTAGAAAACGCAGGACATGGTAGTGAGGCAGCTGCACCAATTGCCATTAATGTTGCAAAGAGGATGATGAATGAGGAGAAATAACCTGCTAATCATCACTGCTTTGATTTTAATAGCCATCGGGCTTACAGAGTTATATTTCATAGGAAAATCGTACTTCTTTTCTCAACTATCAAAAGTCCTAATTTTTGTTGCCATTCTCGGTACTATTTCCCTTTTTATGAAGAAAGAGTACATACTAAACTACGGACATTTTCTCTACCATATTTCCTTGATTCTCCTTGTGATAGTCTTGATAGTTGGCAAAGGTAAAGTCAACAGGTGGATAAACTTAGGTTTTATGCAGCTACAGCCTTCAGAAATTGCAAAGCTCGGTCTTATTCTAATTCTCAGCAAAATCTTATCTGATAACAAAAAGCCTATGAAAAGCAGACTGGTTAAAGCCTCCTTTTATACATTGATTCCTTTTATCCTCGTATTGCTGCAGCCAGACCTTGGAACTGCTTTAACTTTTCTATTCATCGCCTTTTTAATGTCATTGCTTTCGGGAATAGACCCTTTTATCACAAGGCTCATAATTCTTACTCCCGTAACTATGATAGCTTCCGCCCATTTGGTATCAACACTAATTCTATACCTCCTTCTACTGGTTTTTCTTTTAATTTCAAAGGAGGCTATTTACAAAAAGGTTTTAACCATAGGTTTCCTCACCATTGTAAGCCTATCAACACCCTTCGTATGGCAAAAAGTTCTTAAACCTTACCAGAGAGACAGATTAACCGCCTTCTTAAATCCAGAAAAAAGTAAGAGCAAAGAAGGGTGGCAAATATACCAGGCAAAAATAGCTATTGGGTCTGGTGGTATATTTGGCAAAGGCCCTGGAAGAGGCACTCAAAAGGGTCTCGCCTTTCTCCCCGCCGCACACACCGATTTCATTTTCTCGAGCATAGGTGAAGAGTTCGGCTTAATAGGCCTTATCATTATACTTACTACTTTTATGGCTTTTCTCAGTTTTCTTTTAAGAAAAATTGAATTAGAAGAAGGGCAGGAAAAACTGATAATTGCAGGCATTTTCGCCTACTTCTTTTTCCATTTCACAGTTAACATACTGTCAAATCTCTCATTACTTCCTGTAGTTGGAATCCCGCTACCGTTCATCACTTATGGCGGGAGCCATCTATTAATTGAATTAACTGCAATATTAATAATCTTGAAACTGGAGGATTAATATGTGTGGATTTTTTAGCATTGTATTTGAAGAGGATAGAAAAGACCTTGGAAACATTTTAACAAAAGCAGGATTCAGGCTCGCATACAGAGGTTATGACACCGTTGGTATTGGATACATAAAAGATAACGGGTTCTTTGAAATTAGAAAAGCCCCTGGAAAAATACACAGAGTCTACAAAGATCTAAATTTTGAAGAAATCGAAGGCAAAAGGGGTACTATACAATTAAGATGGGCAACCTACGGAGCCCCTTCCTTTGAAAACGCCCAACCCCATTTCGACTGCCACAAACGGCTAATCGGTGCCCATAATGGAAACATTGTTAATTCCCCATTTTTAAGAGAGAATCTAATTAGTAAAGGGCATCATTTTATTGGGGAAAACGACGGTGAGACCTTAGTACACGTAATTGAAGACTTTTACAATACATCAGGAGACCTTAAAGATTCTATATTTAAAGCTTTTCAAACTCTTAAGGGCGACTACGCGTTCTCTATCACGGCAATTAACGAAAACAAATTTTACGCGGTTAAAAAGGGTTCATCTCTATTCTTAGGAGTAGGTGATGACTTTATTGCCGTATCCAGTGATTTAGTAGCCCTTCTTGATCTCACCAAAAATATTGTGACCCTTTATGACGGCGAATTGGTAGAATTTACAGAGAAAGAGTATAGCATTTACAATTTAACTACTGGCGAAAAAATCTCAAGAGACCCTATATATACCGAACTTGACATTAAAGATGCTGAAAAAGGCAATTTTCCTCATTTTATGATCAAAGAAATCAATGAGATACCTGAAAAGGCGAGGAACATAATAAATTTCTTACCAGAATTTAGAGAAATCGACCAAATAGTTGATGACATCCTCGCATCAAAGAAAAAATTCATAACTGGCAGTGGAACTTCCTTACATGCAGGGATTCTGGGAAGTTTCTACATGTCACAAATTGCTAAAGAACTCTTTATACCTGTGGCAGCCTCTGAGTTTTCCGAAAGATATGGAAACGTTGTGGAAGAAGGGGACCTGCTTTTTGTAGTCACTCAGAGTGGAGAGACGAAGGACGTCAAAAACGCGATGGATTCCTTTGGAAATCGTGGGAAAACCATTGGACTTATAAATGTTTTGGGTTCAAGCATCGCCCTCCGGTGTAATCATGTAATACCGGTTCTTTCTGACCTCGAGATTAGTGTTCCAGCGACGAAAACCTTTGTAAATCAGGTTATTGCCCTCCTTTACCTTTCAATTGAAATAGCAAAGAAAAAAGGGCTCCCTTACCCAAAGATAAAATTTGAAGAATTACCAAGGAAACTTAGTGAAGCCATTAGTATCGCCGAGACTCATAAAAACGAAGTAATTAAAGCGTTAATCCCCTGGAGAGACTTCTACGTACTCGGATTTGGACTAACCTATCCCATTGCTCTCGAAGGTGCATTAAAGATAAAGGAAGTGGTGTACATCCATGCAGAAGGGATGTACTCTGCGGAATTCAAACACGGTCCACTCTCTATTGTGGAAGAAGAGTACCCAGTGATTTTTGTTTCCACCCTCAAGGACAAGCATATGATACTCTCTCACATAAATGAAGTAAAATGCAGAGGCGGTAAAATTATTACCATTGCCCCAGAAGACGAAGAGCTAAGAAAAGAAAGCCATATTTTTGTACCAATTCCAGACGGTAATGAGTATCTTACCCCTATACTTGCGGTAATCCCGATGCAGATTATTGCCTACCATATGAGTATTCACAAAGGGATAGACCCGGACTTTCCAAAGAATATTTCTAAAACCCTCACCGTAGATTAATGGAGATAATTTGCATAATCGGCCCTACGGCCTGCGGAAAAAAGGATATCGCTAAATATCTTCTTGAAAAATTCGGAGATAAGATCCATTTCATCTCCTGTGACTCAAGAAAAGTTTATAGATTCATGGACATTGGAACTGCCAAACCAGAAAGGCCCATAAGGGATTTCTTTGAACTAATCGACATAAGAAACCCAGACGAGATATACAGTGCAGGAGACTTTTCAAAGGACGCAGAAAAAACTATCATGAAAATCTTAGATAATGGCAAAATCCCTATAATAATAGGGGGAACGCCGCTCTATTACAGGGCACTCTTTTCAGAATTTTTCGAGGAACCGAAAAAGGATCCCGAAGTTAGGCAATATCTTATTAAAAGACTAAAGGAAGAAGGAGTTGAAAAACTTTACGAAGAACTAAAAAACATAGACCCCGAAACGGCTTCAAAACTTCACCCAAACGATTGGCTCCGAATAACAAGGGCCCTCGAAATTTATTACAACACAGGGATTCCTGCCAGTGAAGCCAGAAAAAAGCTTAGAAGGAAGAGAATTTTTGAACCCAAATACATAGGGATTGTTCAACCAAATCCAGAACTTTACAAGAAAATTGAGGAGCGTACCAAGAAAATGTTTCAAGAGGGCCTTATAGAAGAAACTCAAAAGATTCTTGAGATGGGATATAGCGAAAATCTACCTTCGTTAAATACCATCGGGTACAAAGAAACCATTAGGTACCTCAGAGGGGAACTTACATTTAATGAAGCAATATCGAAGACCATAAAAAACACTAAAATTTACGCGAGAAGGCAAAAAATGTTTTTCAAAAGCTTCGAAAACGTTAGCTGGTTTACTCTTCCAGAAGAAAAGGAACAACTTCTTCAAAGGCTAAAGGAAGAAATTCAGAAAAGGCTAAACTAAATTTTAATGTCTCTTAGATTAAAAACCGGGCCATCCTTGCAAGCCCTGAAATAACCAGTATCAGAAGACTTCTTTACAGAGCATCCAAAACAAAGTCCCATTCCGCAGGCCATTACGGTTTCAACAGAAACCCATATTTGAGCCTTTTTAAAGTTTTTCAAACTTCTTAACATGGGCACTGGTCCACAGGCGTATATAATTCTATCTTCCTCATCATCTACAAAATCCGTTACCAAACCCTTTCCTCCGTTAGATCCATCCTCAGTCACAATAAAAGTATTCAGGCCCTTCAGCAGGCTCTCTAATCCCTCTGGGGGCTTACTTTTTAACCCCCATAAGAACCTCTTATAGTTCCCAGTTCTTTTAGCGTAATAAAAAAGAGGTCCTAAACCCGAACCGCCCGCCACAAGGGTCACCCCGGAACGTTCAGGAAAGCCTTTACCAAGGGGACCCAAAAGTTGAATGGTATCGCCCTTCTTCTTTTCTAAAAGAAGCTCTGTCCCAAAACCAACCAACTTTATCAAAAACCAAAGACTTTCAATATCAGCATGAAACACACTAAAGGGCCTGGAAAGGAAGGGCGCCAATCCCTTAGAAGGCCTAATCTGAAAAAACTGACCTGGAGAAATCTCAGTACCCCATAAGTTTTTTACTTTCAGTAAAAAGAAGCCATCACCCAGAAATTCATTAGAAATTACCTTTGTACTTAGCAATTCCATCTTTAAGCACCTTCACAATATACTCAACCCACTCTTCCTTCATTGTAGGGAAAAGGGGTAAAGTTATTTGCATATGATAGGCTTCTTCCGTTACAGGAAGTGGCTTATAAGGATAATACTTTTGGACCGCGCTAAAAAGATGCAACGGTTTATAATGAATGCTTGTTTGAATGCCGTGTTCGAAGAGATACAACCTTAAAGCATCCCTGTCCACTTTTGTAAAAATAGAAAAAATGTAATTTCCAGAAAGTTCGTATTCTTCAAAGGGGATTATAATCTCTGGAACATCTGCAAGAAGTTCCCTATAGAGCCCAACCAGCTCCCTCCTCCTGCGATTAATCCATTCGATTTTACTGAGCTGCGATAACCCAAGAGCCGCTTGAATCTCCGTTGGCCGATATGTGAAACCAATTTCCTGGATGTCATAGTCTATCTCTAAGCCTTTATACCTCTCGTAAGATGTACTTGAAATTCCTTGAGACCTTAAAGACTTACATCTTGAATACACATATTTATCATTTGTTAAAATCACCCCACCTTCACCCGTTGTGATATTTTTGTTTGCATATAGAGACATTCCCGCTACTAATCCAAAATTTCCAGCTCTTTTCCCCTTCCAAAGGGAACCGTGACAATGGGAGGCATCTTCAATTAAAATAAGGCCCTTTTCTTCACAATATGCTTTAATTTCGTCAATTCCATCCATAAATCCGGCGTATGCCACGTATACGAGATGAGTGGCGTTGCCTCTAACCTTCTCTATGGTTTCAGGTGAAATAACAGGCCTTTTCAAAGATTGAATATCTGCAAATACAAACTTTGCACCCATCCAGATCAAAGGCGTCAAAGTGGAAATATAAGTAAATGACGGCAGGATAACTAAGCTGTCAGGGCCTATACCTGCAGATATATAAGCAAGGTGAAGAGCAGCCGTTCCTGAAGAAACGAAAAGAGCATGATTGACCCCAAAATACCGTTCAAAGGCCCTTTCTAATTCATCAGTTTTAGGTCCAAGGGAAACCCATCCACTTCTCAGTGTAGATACTACAGACTCGATATCAGACTCATCAAAATAGGTTTCAAAGAGAGGAATTTTAAATTCCTTATTCAGTGTCAACGGCTCCGAGTTCCTGCAAACCGCCTTTTAAAGCCCTCTTTCTTGACAGTTTGAATCTCCCAGTTTCATCGATCTCAATTACCTTAACCAAAACTTTATCACCAACCTTTAAAACATCTTCAACCTTTGAAATTTTCGAGTCAGAAATCTCTGAAATATGAAGCAACCCCTCCTTATTTGGCAAAATCTCAACGAATGCACCAAAAGGTGCAATCCTTTTAACTACGCCCATATACACCTTGCCCAGTTCAACCTCCTGTACCAGCCCACTTATCAGTTCCTTGGCCTCTTCAACGCCTTCTTCACTATAGCCTGAAATCAAAACTCTTCCCGTGGCATCATCAATATCAATTTTTGTCCCTGTTTGTTCAATTATCTTTTTGATGGTTCGACCACCAGGTCCAATTACAAGCCCTATCTTATCCGTAGGTATTGTAATCGATGAGACCTTCGGAGCGTAAACGGAAACACTATCCCGGGGCTTCGAAATTGTAGCATTCATAATATCGAGGATATATAGCCTGGCTCTCCGAGCCCTCTCAAAGGTTTCTTTTATGATGTTTAAAGGCAAACCTCTAATCTTAAGGTCGAGTTGAATAGCGGTAATCCCCCTTGAGGTACCAGCAATTTTGAAATCCATATCGCCGTAGTGATCTTCTGCACCCACAATGTCTGTTAACAAAACATATTGATCGCCTTCCTTAATCAGTCCCGTGGAAATTCCAGCACAGGCAGCCTTAATTGGAACTCCAGCATCCATGAGCGAAAGAGAACCACCACAAACAGTGGCCATTGAAGTGGAACCATTTGATTCCAAAACATCGGATACTACCCTTATAGTGTAAGGGAACTCCTCTTCTGACGGTATTAAAGGAGCTAAAGCCTTTTCTGCAAGGTTTCCATGCCCAATTTCTCTCCTTGAGACTCCTCTCAATGGCTTAACCTCACCCGTTGAAAAGGGAGGAAAGTTATAATGCAACATGAAACGTTTTTCTTCCTCTGGCTCAAGCTCAGAAAGTTTTTGGACATCTTCCTTTGTCCCGAGCGTTGTTACTACAAGGGTTTGGGTTTCTCCTCTCCTGAAAAGGGCAGAGCCGTGGGTTCTTGGGAGCACCCCCACTTCGCAGGAAATTGGCCTTATTTCTTCAAATCCTCTACCGTCAACCCTTCTACCTTCATTCAATGTCATTTCCCGGAGTGCTTTCTTTTCAAGTTCATAAAGGGTTTGATTAAGCTCATTAGTTAAGTCTTCCGTTGGGTAATTAGTCTTGACAAATTCTTCCGCTTTCTTTCTTATCGCATCAAGGTTTTCATTACGGAGTTTCTTTTCGGTAATGTGCATCGCATCAACGATATCTTGATAAACCAGTTCCTTAATTTTATTGTAGAAATCATCGGGAATAACAAGCTTCTGATAGGGGACCTTAGCCTTTCCGATTTTCTCAC contains:
- a CDS encoding rod shape-determining protein; its protein translation is MFRFLKSFSSFFKNEIAIDLGTSTTLIYVKGKGVVLDEPSVVAMDLYTGKVISSGIEAKKMLGKTPETVVAKRPMKDGVIADFDMVQEMIIYFLNKVLEKNILIRPVVLIAVPSGITDVERRAVRDAALLAGVQKVHMVSEPVAAAVGLGLPIEEPVGNMVIDIGAGTTEIAVISLSGIVVNKSIRTAGDEMDEAIATYIREKYRIAIGEQTAEEIKISLGNAFPTYPEEKMEVRGRDLVSGAPKTIEISSSEVRNALKPALNEIVFALKKALEQTPPELLADIIDRGIYLTGGGSLLKGLPDLLMEETNILIKVSENPRHCVVLGAGKILENMDKYRQILTASSKTMVKRTEFID
- a CDS encoding rod shape-determining protein MreC, translated to MQKKLLVLFLLLSIFVNLKSVKEEVAVVLSKSFYFPFLYTRNLILLLSQEERRSIELTVENQKLRETLLKSDTSAIQIADTGKFYVGEILQYMPLGIPEILVVRIKSSKIEDLTEGTVVNLNGFLVGVIESQEGKQLTVKTIYNDNFKVGVECLRPYYTGVLKGGEIPYVFYIPTDANIKIGDTLFTSRLSSYAKPYIPVGIVKEYQRDLDNPIFFRAKIEPFFKPFTSRTVIVYGKPKA
- the mrdA gene encoding penicillin-binding protein 2 — encoded protein: MNKIRLLRVSLWLILTIIFIRLVQFQVIEHRYLLQKATYNFLKEYKIHAPRGKIYDRNGILLASWKPAFRIMAIPKFLKDEDYKTLQELLGDLPINPDTLKNKGNYVEIKGNLPYEETIKLLEKSINIKSIVIDADPVRVYTPYGKYAAHLIGYVSEASKEEIKRFNLDPGDFIGKAGVERSFDSLLRGQDGARFIALDSRGNVVSLNPRPPEEPAEGEEIFLTIDIKLQALLDSLFEKYPRGAAFGMNIKTGEVIIFYSKPYFNPESLITRWTNYVSDKEKPLLNRVLQGLYPPGSTFKLITTLVGLYTGTLKENTVYYCPGGFTFGNRTWLCWRTEGHGSLNLIEAIAQSCNVYFNNVGARIGTNKFIETLDSFNLPEKTGIDLIGEYTVLIPTSKLLKNRLLLPSSVINWSIGQGEIQVTPAWMALVTGLIAGNGKCPEPIVRKGDKPKYLYLNLPQKYFEIVKDGMRMVVESPQGTAGYLYDPSFKIAGKTGTAQNPHGKEHSWFTCFFPYDDPTYVLTVVVENAGHGSEAAAPIAINVAKRMMNEEK
- the rodA gene encoding rod shape-determining protein RodA, which translates into the protein MRRNNLLIITALILIAIGLTELYFIGKSYFFSQLSKVLIFVAILGTISLFMKKEYILNYGHFLYHISLILLVIVLIVGKGKVNRWINLGFMQLQPSEIAKLGLILILSKILSDNKKPMKSRLVKASFYTLIPFILVLLQPDLGTALTFLFIAFLMSLLSGIDPFITRLIILTPVTMIASAHLVSTLILYLLLLVFLLISKEAIYKKVLTIGFLTIVSLSTPFVWQKVLKPYQRDRLTAFLNPEKSKSKEGWQIYQAKIAIGSGGIFGKGPGRGTQKGLAFLPAAHTDFIFSSIGEEFGLIGLIIILTTFMAFLSFLLRKIELEEGQEKLIIAGIFAYFFFHFTVNILSNLSLLPVVGIPLPFITYGGSHLLIELTAILIILKLED
- the glmS gene encoding glutamine--fructose-6-phosphate transaminase (isomerizing), which translates into the protein MCGFFSIVFEEDRKDLGNILTKAGFRLAYRGYDTVGIGYIKDNGFFEIRKAPGKIHRVYKDLNFEEIEGKRGTIQLRWATYGAPSFENAQPHFDCHKRLIGAHNGNIVNSPFLRENLISKGHHFIGENDGETLVHVIEDFYNTSGDLKDSIFKAFQTLKGDYAFSITAINENKFYAVKKGSSLFLGVGDDFIAVSSDLVALLDLTKNIVTLYDGELVEFTEKEYSIYNLTTGEKISRDPIYTELDIKDAEKGNFPHFMIKEINEIPEKARNIINFLPEFREIDQIVDDILASKKKFITGSGTSLHAGILGSFYMSQIAKELFIPVAASEFSERYGNVVEEGDLLFVVTQSGETKDVKNAMDSFGNRGKTIGLINVLGSSIALRCNHVIPVLSDLEISVPATKTFVNQVIALLYLSIEIAKKKGLPYPKIKFEELPRKLSEAISIAETHKNEVIKALIPWRDFYVLGFGLTYPIALEGALKIKEVVYIHAEGMYSAEFKHGPLSIVEEEYPVIFVSTLKDKHMILSHINEVKCRGGKIITIAPEDEELRKESHIFVPIPDGNEYLTPILAVIPMQIIAYHMSIHKGIDPDFPKNISKTLTVD
- the miaA gene encoding tRNA (adenosine(37)-N6)-dimethylallyltransferase MiaA, producing MEIICIIGPTACGKKDIAKYLLEKFGDKIHFISCDSRKVYRFMDIGTAKPERPIRDFFELIDIRNPDEIYSAGDFSKDAEKTIMKILDNGKIPIIIGGTPLYYRALFSEFFEEPKKDPEVRQYLIKRLKEEGVEKLYEELKNIDPETASKLHPNDWLRITRALEIYYNTGIPASEARKKLRRKRIFEPKYIGIVQPNPELYKKIEERTKKMFQEGLIEETQKILEMGYSENLPSLNTIGYKETIRYLRGELTFNEAISKTIKNTKIYARRQKMFFKSFENVSWFTLPEEKEQLLQRLKEEIQKRLN
- a CDS encoding dihydroorotate dehydrogenase electron transfer subunit, whose product is MELLSTKVISNEFLGDGFFLLKVKNLWGTEISPGQFFQIRPSKGLAPFLSRPFSVFHADIESLWFLIKLVGFGTELLLEKKKGDTIQLLGPLGKGFPERSGVTLVAGGSGLGPLFYYAKRTGNYKRFLWGLKSKPPEGLESLLKGLNTFIVTEDGSNGGKGLVTDFVDDEEDRIIYACGPVPMLRSLKNFKKAQIWVSVETVMACGMGLCFGCSVKKSSDTGYFRACKDGPVFNLRDIKI
- a CDS encoding DegT/DnrJ/EryC1/StrS family aminotransferase; this translates as MTLNKEFKIPLFETYFDESDIESVVSTLRSGWVSLGPKTDELERAFERYFGVNHALFVSSGTAALHLAYISAGIGPDSLVILPSFTYISTLTPLIWMGAKFVFADIQSLKRPVISPETIEKVRGNATHLVYVAYAGFMDGIDEIKAYCEEKGLILIEDASHCHGSLWKGKRAGNFGLVAGMSLYANKNITTGEGGVILTNDKYVYSRCKSLRSQGISSTSYERYKGLEIDYDIQEIGFTYRPTEIQAALGLSQLSKIEWINRRRRELVGLYRELLADVPEIIIPFEEYELSGNYIFSIFTKVDRDALRLYLFEHGIQTSIHYKPLHLFSAVQKYYPYKPLPVTEEAYHMQITLPLFPTMKEEWVEYIVKVLKDGIAKYKGNF
- a CDS encoding polyribonucleotide nucleotidyltransferase gives rise to the protein MIYSLEREIAGRILKVEVGRVANQATSSLLISYGDTVLLVTVVTQESKEKRDFLPLLVEYREQSYAAGKIPGGYLKREGKPTEREILHGRAIDRAIRPRFPKDMMNDIEVIAYLLSYDLENETNFLGIIGASACLHISEIEFDGPIAACRVGRINGEFVINPTNSQIEQSDFDLLVAGSSGEINMIEFGGKEVPEDIVLQAIEFAMPYLKEIEDFQNELREKIGKAKVPYQKLVIPDDFYNKIKELVYQDIVDAMHITEKKLRNENLDAIRKKAEEFVKTNYPTEDLTNELNQTLYELEKKALREMTLNEGRRVDGRGFEEIRPISCEVGVLPRTHGSALFRRGETQTLVVTTLGTKEDVQKLSELEPEEEKRFMLHYNFPPFSTGEVKPLRGVSRREIGHGNLAEKALAPLIPSEEEFPYTIRVVSDVLESNGSTSMATVCGGSLSLMDAGVPIKAACAGISTGLIKEGDQYVLLTDIVGAEDHYGDMDFKIAGTSRGITAIQLDLKIRGLPLNIIKETFERARRARLYILDIMNATISKPRDSVSVYAPKVSSITIPTDKIGLVIGPGGRTIKKIIEQTGTKIDIDDATGRVLISGYSEEGVEEAKELISGLVQEVELGKVYMGVVKRIAPFGAFVEILPNKEGLLHISEISDSKISKVEDVLKVGDKVLVKVIEIDETGRFKLSRKRALKGGLQELGAVDTE